One genomic window of Camelina sativa cultivar DH55 chromosome 5, Cs, whole genome shotgun sequence includes the following:
- the LOC104787728 gene encoding probable lactoylglutathione lyase, chloroplastic yields MVRIIPMAASSIRPSLVCFSSSSPRFPVSYLSRNLSRTLHVPQSQLFGLNANKLLRRSVNCLGVAESGKAAQASTATSQDDLLTWVKNDKRRMLHVVYRVGDLDRTIKFYTECLGMKLLRKRDIPEEKYTNAFLGYGPEDSHFVIELTYNYGVDKYDVGAGFGHFGIAVDDVAKTVELVKAKGGKVSREPGPVKGGKTVIAFIEDPDGYKFELLERGPTPEPLCQVMLRVGDLDRAIKFYEKAFGMELLRTRDNPEYKYTIAMMGYGPEDKFPVLELTYNYGVTEYDKGNAYAQIAIGTDDVYKTAEAIKLFGGKITREPGPLPGISTKITACLDPDGWKSVFVDNIGFLKELE; encoded by the exons atggtgaggaTCATTCCCATGGCGGCGTCCTCAATCCGACCTTCTCTCGTCTGCTTCTCCTCTTCGTCTCCTCGCTTCCCCGTTTCTTACCTCTCCAGAAATCTCTCTCGCACTCTCC ATGTTCCTCAATCACAGCTTTTTGGTTTAAATGCTAATAAGCTTTTGAGAAGAAGTGTGAACTGTTTAGGAGTGGCTGAATCTGGTAAAGCAGCTCAAGCTAGCACAGCTACTAGTCAAGATGATCTTCTCACCTGGGTTAAAAATGACAAGAGAAGAATGCTTCATGTTGTTTATCGCGTTGGTGATTTGGACCGGACGATTAA ATTCTACACAGAATGTCTTGGAATGAAGCTTTTACGGAAGCGTGATATACCagaagaaaaatatactaatgCTTTCCTTGGTTATGGACCTGAAGATTCACACTTCGTGATTGAGCTCACTTATA ATTATGGAGTTGACAAGTATGACGTCGGCGCTGGTTTTGGTCACTTTGGTATTGCTGTTGACGAT GTGGCGAAGACCGTAGAGCTTGTAAAAGCCAAAGGGGGTAAAGTATCACGGGAGCCTGGTCCTGTCAAAGGTGGCAAAACTGTAATCGCATTCATTGAAGATCCTGATGGTTACAAATTTGAACTCTTGGAAAGAGGTCCTACACCAGAACCTCTTTGCCAAGTTATGCTCCGTGTTGGTGATCTCGATAGGGCCATAAAGTTCTATGAGAAG GCTTTTGGAATGGAACTTCTGCGAACAAGAGACAACCCAGAGTACAAG TACACAATAGCCATGATGGGGTATGGTCCAGAAGATAAATTCCCTGTCCTAGAGCTGACATATAACTATGGTGTTACAGAATATGATAAAGGAAATGCTTATGCTCAG ATTGCAATAGGCACGGATGACGTTTACAAAACTGCAGAAGCTATAAAACTCTTTGGGGGGAAAATCACGAGGGAACCTGGTCCCTTACCAGGTATAAGCACGAAGATCACCGCGTGTCTGGATCCTGATGGTTGGAAATCG GTGTTTGTGGACAACATTGGCTTTCTCAAGGAACTGGAGTGA
- the LOC104787729 gene encoding aldehyde oxidase GLOX1-like produces the protein MLESRRLLWVLSIIVLVAAVSKVVSEVDNDSIDDDRTSLEGMTTPKREVIEVDPSKSKRKEEKDNAPAAAGPEMNWPGKWELFMKNSGVSAMHAILMPLINKVQFYDATIWRISQVKLPPGVPCHVFDPKANKIDCFAHSVLIDINTGTMRPLALTTDTWCSSGGLTPNGTLVSTGGFQGGANTARYLSTCDNCVWIEYPQALAARRWYSTQATLPDGTFIVVGGRDALNYEYILPEGQNNKKLYDSQLLRQTDDPEENNLYPFVWLNTDGNLFIFANNRSILLSPKTNKVLKEFPQLPGGTRNYPGSASSALLPIRLNVQNPAVIPADVLVCGGATHDAFFRAEKKKIFNPALKDCARISINDPNPVWKTEMMPMSRVMSDTVLLPNGEVLIVNGAKLGSSGWNLAKEPNFSPILYSPDKPLGKRFKELAASTIPRMYHSIAIALPDGKVLVGGSNTNDGYQYNVEYPTELRIEKFLPPYLDPALAIMRPRIINTATPKQIKYGQKFDVNIELKQPNVPKENVMVTMLAPSFTTHSVSMNMRLLMLGIKDVKNVGGDNYKIEAVAPPSGNVAPPGYYVLSAVYNGVPSVGEWIQIL, from the exons ATGCTAGAGTCAAGGAGGCTCTTATGGGTATTATCCATCATTGTATTGGTGGCAGCCGTTTCCAAGGTAGTCTCAGAGGTAGACAACGATTCAATCGATGATGATCGTACCTCATTAGAGGGCATGACGACGCCCAAACGTGAAGTCATCGAAGTAGACCCATCAAAATCTAAAcgcaaagaagagaaagataatGCACCCGCCGCGGCTGGACCTGAGATGAATTGGCCTGGAAAATGGGAGTTGTTCATGAAGAATTCTGGTGTATCAGCCATGCACGCGATCTTGATGCCGTTGATCAATAAAGTCCAGTTTTACGATGCAACCATTTGGAGAATTTCACAAGTCAAGCTGCCTCCTGGCGTACCTTGCCATGTTTTCGACCCAAAGGCTAACAAAATTGATTGTTTTGCTCACTCTGTCCTCATCGATATCAACACCGGAACCATGAGGCCTCTTGCG CTGACAACAGACACATGGTGTTCGTCTGGAGGTTTAACCCCAAACGGGACATTGGTAAGCACAGGAGGATTCCAAGGAGGAGCAAACACGGCAAGGTACCTTTCCACGTGTGACAACTGTGTATGGATTGAATACCCACAGGCACTCGCTGCAAGGAGATGGTACTCAACACAAGCCACTCTCCCCGATGGTACTTTCATCGTTGTTGGAGGCCGTGACGCACTCAACTACGAGTATATCCTTCCCGAGGgacaaaacaacaagaaactcTATGACTCGCAACTTCTTAGACAAACAGATGATCCCGAAGAAAACAATCTATACCCATTTGTCTGGCTCAACACTGATGGTAACCTCTTCATTTTCGCCAACAACCGATCCATTCTACTTAGCCCGAAAACGAACAAAGTGCTCAAAGAGTTTCCTCAACTCCCTGGTGGTACTCGTAACTACCCTGGTTCTGCCTCCTCGGCTCTTCTCCCCATCCGTCTCAACGTCCAAAACCCGGCTGTCATCCCTGCTGATGTCCTCGTTTGTGGTGGTGCAACGCATGACGCTTTCTTCCGTgctgagaaaaagaagattttcAATCCGGCTTTGAAAGATTGTGCAAGGATAAGCATCAATGATCCTAACCCTGTATGGAAAACAGAGATGATGCCAATGTCACGAGTGATGAGTGATACCGTGCTCCTTCCTAATGGAGAAGTCCTTATCGTTAATGGTGCAAAACTTGGATCCTCCGGTTGGAACTTAGCCAAAGAACCAAACTTTTCGCCAATCTTGTACTCCCCTGACAAACCTTTAGGCAAACGTTTCAAAGAGCTCGCCGCTTCCACTATCCCTCGTATGTACCATTCCATCGCAATCGCTCTTCCTGACGGTAAAGTTCTTGTCGGTGGAAGCAACACCAACGATGGATACCAATACAACGTTGAGTACCCAACCGAGCTCCGTATCGAGAAATTCTTACCACCTTACCTTGACCCAGCTCTTGCCATTATGAGGCCAAGAATCATAAACACCGCAACACCAAAACAGATCAAGTATGGACAAAAGTTTGACGTCAACATCGAGCTCAAACAACCAAACGTGCCAAAGGAGAATGTCATGGTGACAATGTTGGCACCATCGTTTACAACACATAGTGTATCAATGAACATGAGGCTGCTCATGTTGGGTATAAAAGATGTCAAGAACGTTGGTGGTGATAACTACAAGATCGAAGCCGTTGCTCCTCCTAGTGGAAACGTTGCTCCTCCTGGTTACTATGTTCTCTCTGCCGTCTACAATGGTGTCCCCAGTGTTGGAGAATGGATTCAAAtcctttga
- the LOC104787730 gene encoding probable plastidic glucose transporter 2: MWGLQRETSSMYKRTSSRDYSPMLDVEDSSGVLENEVNSELETTNPSWKCSLPHVLVATISSFLFGYHLGVVNEPLESISSDLGFSGDTLAEGLVVSVCLGGAFIGSLFSGGVADGLGRRRAFQLCALPMILGAFVSGVSNSLAVMLLGRFLVGTGMGLGPPVAALYVTEVSPAFVRGTYGSFIQIATCLGLMAALFIGIPVHNIPGWWRVCFWLSMIPAAVLALGMFLCAESPQWLFKQGKIAEAEAEFERLLGGSHVKTAMSELHKLDLDRTDEPDVVSISELLYGRHSRVVFIGSTLFALQQLSGINAVFYFSSTVFKSAGVPSDLGNIFVGVSNLLGSVIAMVLMDKVGRKLLLLWSFIGMAVAMALQVGATSSYLPHFSALCLSVGGTLVFVLTFALGAGPVPGLLLPEIFPSRIRAKAMAFCMSVHWVINFFVGLLFLRLLEQLGPRLLYSMFSTFCLMAVMFVKRNVIETKGKTLQEIEISLLAKP, from the exons ATGTGGGGACTGCAACGAGAAACATCCTCGATGTACAAGAGAACGTCGTCGAGAGATTACTCTCCGATGCTTGACGTCGAAGATAGTTCAG GTGTATTAGAGAATGAGGTGAATAGTGAATTGGAAACTACGAATCCTTCATGGAAGTGTTCACTCCCACATGTCCTTGTCGCTACGATTTCGTCGTTTCTATTTGGTTACCACTTAGG AGTTGTGAATGAGCCACTTGAAAGCATTTCGTCTGACCTTGGTTTTAGTGGCGATACATTAGCAGAAG GATTGGTGGTTAGTGTTTGTCTTGGTGGTGCATTTATCGGATCTTTATTCAGTGGTGGAGTTGCTGATGGCCTTGGAAGGCGGAGAGCCTTTCAGCTCTGTGCTTTGCCTATGATTTTGGGTGCTTTTGTTAG TGGAGTTAGCAACAGTTTAGCTGTCATGCTTTTGGGAAGATTCTTGGTTGGGACTGGCATGGGTCTTGGGCCACCTGTGGCAGCACTCTACGTGACGGAG GTATCACCAGCTTTTGTTAGGGGAACATATGGAAGCTTCATACAAATAGCTACATGTCTGGGACTGATGGCAGCCCTGTTTATAGGGATCCCAGTCCATAACATCCCTGGTTG GTGGCGTGTCTGTTTTTGGCTATCTATGATACCTGCTGCAGTACTCGCTCTGGGAATGTTTCTCTGTGCTGAGTCTCCCCAGTGGCTATTTAAG CAAGGGAAGATAGCTGAAGCCGAAGCTGAGTTTGAGAGGCTGCTCGGAGGGTCTCATGTGAAAACAGCAATGTCAGAATTACACAAACTAGACCTAGACAGAACGGATGAACCAGATGTCGTGAGCATCTCAGAGCTGTTATATGGTCGGCATTCAAGAg TTGTTTTTATTGGATCAACCCTGTTTGCTTTGCAACAGCTATCTGGTATAAATgctgttttttatttctcttctaCCGTTTTCAAAAGTGCCGGAGTACCATCGGATCTGGGCAACATCTTTGTTGGGGTTTCAAACCTCTTGG GATCCGTAATCGCGATGGTGTTGATGGATAAAGTAGgaagaaagcttcttcttctttggagtTTTATTGGCATG GCAGTAGCAATGGCACTTCAAGTTGGTGCTACAAGTTCTTACTTACCACATTTCTCGGCGTTGTGTTTATCCGTCGGTGGCACTCTTGT ATTCGTGCTAACATTCGCCTTAGGAGCTGGTCCAGTACCAGGTTTACTCCTCCCTGAAATCTTCCCAAGTCGAATTAGAGCCAAAGCTATGGCTTTCTGCATGTCTGTGCATtgg GTGATAAATTTCTTTGTGGGTTTACTCTTTCTGAGGTTGCTTGAGCAGCTTGGTCCTCGGCTACTATACTCAATGTTCTCTACGTTCTGTTTAATGGCGGTGATGTTCGTGAAGCGGAACGTGATTGAAACCAAAGGCAAAACACTTCAAGAGATTGAGATCTCTCTGCTAGCCAAACCATGA